The sequence CCGCCTCTGGGCTCTTGTGTGGAACTTCTTCCTGGTTTTGGGCTGAACTATCACCGCCTCAGAGAGGCCTTCATCACTTGGTGTCACTCTGCCATCTCTTTCCCTCACAGCCAAGGGCATACCTGAAAGCCCTTCCCAGTCCCTGGTTGAGGGCAGGAGCCCCCTGGGTGTTCTACCCGGACACGATGCTCCGTGTATAGTAGGTGGCCAGGAGATTCTAGAGAGTGGAAGGAAGGGCAGGCAAGTCTTCACGCCCCCGCAGGTCGGGGCTGGGCCTCTCTGTGGCAGCTCTGATTCAACTGCGGCCAGGCCTACAACCAACACAGTGGTGTCGGGGTAGAAATCAGATTGTGAGAGGTGGGGACTGAGGCCCTTCTACCAAGTCCCCAAGATACTGTGAGGCTGTCCCCAAAGAGACATGGACTCACAGGGGCTGCTCCAGGGTGCCAGGCCAGGATGGGCCCAAAGTGGCAGAGAGAGGGACGCAGGTGGGCAGGCAAATGGGGAGAACCTTGTGCTGGCTGCAGCTCTGAGGTGCTGGAGGAGTGGCAGGTGGCCAGAGGTCAGCATGGGTCACAGGCAGCCCCCTGTCCAGGACAGATGCATGAAGACGGCCACTGTGCTGGGGCTCGTTCCTGGATACTGGTGGGATCAACCAGCGAGCAGACGGGCAGCTCCAGCTTGGGCCTCGAGAGCAAGGCTGAGGGATGGGAGCAGGAAGGCATCCAAGAGGAAGTGACCTTGGTAACACAACCTAGTAGATGCAGGCCCTGCCCAAGGGATACATACTGCAAGCAGAAGAGGCGTGGGTGTAGACAGACCAGTCTGAGGGCCCAGAGGGAGGCAAGTCTGGATGGAACGTGGAGTATGCTGCTGGACTGGCCAGACCCAGTGCAGCTGGCCCATGTCACCTGGGCCGCTCGCAGAAGTCAGTGCTTCGTCCATGGGCAGTGCGGGCCACAGAGGGTTTCAGGCAGAGTGTGACCCAGGAGCAGGGCCTGCTGCGATGCCCAGCTGCCCTGAGGAGAACAGCCCCAGTGGCCAAGGGTGGGGCCTGGACGGCCtgaggaggccacagcagttgACCCGGGAAGACAGCAGCGTGGAGTGTCATGGGGGGACCCTGGGCAAGGTCCTTGGACTTGGGCCACAGGGAAGTGGGATTgaaagggtgggtgggtggtaggGCTGGGCCCCCTGgagtggatgggggaggggacgtCCAGAAAGGTCTGCAACAGGAGGGAAGCAGCGAGTGAGGGGTGTCTGGGAGGAGGCAGTGGTCCTTGGAGCTCCATCTGTGCAGGAAGCGAGGGGGCTGGAGTGAAAGAAGGGGTAAAATTGTCCTCCCAATCCCACAGGGCCCAGCAAACTTGCCTTGGGTGCCTCCCGTGCTGGACGACAGGGTATTATCTCAGCCACCTGAGGAGAAGGAACCAGGCCCAGGAAGGACCGATCTGTTGAGGCGCCCAGGCTTTGGCCAGCCTCAAAGGCAGGCCTTCTCTGGGGAGGCCCTGCTAGCAGTCAGGCACCTGGGACCTGAGGAAGGAGTGGGGGTCCTGGTAGCCCCACTCCAGGGCAGAATACAGACTTTGCTTTAGACAGAGGGGCTgacagggagtggggagggggctgccagAAAGGGACTAGTGCCCCTACCTGAGCCTCAGGGGGCCCCACTGTCCATCCCAGTGggccttggagaaatggctgggcCATTGTGCAGAAGAATGCCCGGAAATCCCTCGCCTCCCGCCTCCAGCGAGGATGGGGGCTCTTCCTCCCAGTCAGGAAACTCCATGTTGGCTTCCGGAGggtggcctgggggctggggtgccAGGGTAGCACTGCAGCTGGTGGGAGGGCAGAGTACAGCCCCTgcgtttctctctctgtctcttgtctGAGGCCTGGAGCAGGGAGTAGGTGGCAGAGCCTGGGGCCACGGGCTGCTCCTGGGAGGATTGCCTGTATGCTGGGTCACTGGGGATTTACTGACGCGGTGTCGCCTCAGCTGGGCCTCAAAGGATGGGGGATGGGCAGCATCTCCGGAAGAGGAGCAGTCAGTGCAAAGGTTGGGAGGTATGGGAAGCCCCGGCAGCAGGGGCAGAGTGGGGGTCTCCGGAGGCCACGGGAAGGCCCCGTTCTTTCTGCTTCGTGCTGGAGCCGCAAGCCCCAGGGACGTGGTGGCGCTGGGCAGGGCCTTGGACAAAGCAGGAACCCCGGCCTGACCCGCACAGGCCTTCCTGGCTTCTCGGCCTGTGAGGGAGACAGTGTCAGCACTCGAAGGGCCACAGTGGTCGGGGTGCAGAGAAGGGGGCTGTGTTGGGCTTGGACTCCAgggagagcttcctggaggaaCAGGCCGAGCTGTGTTTGGCTAACCCGGGGGCCCTCGGCGCAGTGGCTCCCGCCGACCGGGGCCAGGGAAGAGTGGAGCTGGCCTGGGAGGTAGGGACCAACTGGCTCGTTCGAGGATGTGTCGGGGAAATCGGTGCAGACCCAGGGTCATGCAGCTCCTGAAACGGCGAGGTGGGGGCGCACAGGGAGGTAGTTCGTGGAGCGTGGTCAGCTTGGAACGGGCTCTGCAGCGATTAGGACAACGACGGATGAGGGTCCGGGGCCGCCACCGGATGCCCCGCGGTTCCCCGCGCCGCCCGCCTCCCGCCGCCCGCCACCCGCTACCCCCACGCGCAGTTGTTTTTCTAACTCCTGCTGCCGGGGGCGCCTGCGATTGGCTGCGGGCGGATGGCCTGGGCGTGGATTGGCTGCtcagggtggggggctgggccCGCGGGTCATAGTCCGCCCCCCGAACCTTCAAATGGGAAGCCCCCCTAGAGGCGCCAGCAGACCCGAGGCTGTGCTGTGGTGCCGCTGGGCCCGGGATCGGAGGGAGTAAGCTGTGCGCGCCCGGAGGCCCCGGGCCGTCGGGCGCCCGTCTTGTCTCCAGCCATGGGGTCGGCGGCGCTGGAGATTCTCGGCCTGGTGTTGTGCCTGGTGGGCTGGGTGGGCCTGATCCTGGCGTGCGGGCTGCCCATGTGGCAGGTGACCGCTTTCCTGGACCACAACATCGTGACGGCGCAGACCACCTGGAAGGGGCTGTGGATGTCGTGCGTGGTGCAGAGCACAGGGCACATGCAGTGCAAGGTGTACGACTCGGTGCTGGCGCTGAGCACAGAGGTGCAGGCGGCGCGGGCGCTCACCGTGGGCGCCGTGCTCCTGGCGCTTGTCGCGCTCTTTGTGACCCTGGCGGGCGCGCAGTGCACCACCTGCGTGGCCCCCGGCCCGGGTAAGGCACGCGTGGCCCTCACGGGCGGCGCGCTTTACGCGCTCTGCGGGCTGCTGGCACTCGTGCCGCTCTGCTGGTTCGCCAACATCGTGGTCCGGGAGTTCTACGACCCGACCGTGCCCATGTCGCAGAAGTACGAGCTGGGCGCCGCGCTTTACATCGGCTGGGCCGCCTCGGCGCTGCTCATGTGCGGCGGCGGCCTCGTGTGCTGCGGCGCCTGGGTCTGCGCCGGCCGCCCCGACTTCGGCTTCCCGGTCAAGTACTCGGCGCCGCGGCGGCCTACGGCCAGCGGCGACTACGACAAGAAGAACTATGTTTGAGTGCGCTTGCGCGGCAGGGCCGCGAGCGGGAGGACCGGCCAGGGGAGCCCCGCATGGACGGCGGCCTCcgcggcacacaggctctgcgGAACTCTGGGTCCTGCGCACGGACCGGACTCTGTCCGCAGCCCGTCCTCTCCGGCCTCCTAGCCGGCCCCGGGCTGCGCCCTGCCCCGCAAGGCGACGCGCACTTGGGAAGACTCgctctgtttctttttgtgtgcAGTGCTGGCTCCGACGTGGGTAGGGCGCGCGTTCCTTCGGCCGTGTGGGCACTGGACTGGAGATGCCGCTCCCTCTCTGACCGTCAGGGTCTTGGATGCCACCCACTCCCTAGTGGCTCCTGCTGATTCCAGAGGGGCAGACCGAGAGCCCAGGGGCCCCAGCCTCGGCTGCCGGTGGGACGTTTATAACTGGCCTTCACTCCATCAGCAGGCTGGCCTCCGGGTGGGGGCAAGAGACTTGGTCTGGACCTCCCTGTCTCACCCCTGCAGCTCGCCAGGCAAGGCTTACGGGAACCGGATCCTGGGTGTGGGGCTGGGGCCCTGCCCTCCTTCACAGCTTGGGGGGTTGGGGTAAGAGTCCGCTTAGTAAATGGTTTGGATACCCTCGCACCTGTGTCCTGTTCTTTGTCCAGTCACCGCCTGTGCTTTGCAGCCCCCATTCATCCACCTACCCACCAAATTCTCCCCAAAAAGCTCCTGGGGGGACCTTCCAGGGCTGGCCTCTGGGATCCCGAAGATCCCATGGCCATTTCTCAGGTCCCTCCTGCCATCTGGTCACCTTCCCGTTGGGTGGGAAACAGCCACAGCTCACTGCAACCCAGGGAGGTGAGATATGTAGTCAGAAGGGCCACTGCTGAGCCAtagagcctgggggtgggggtggagagtaGGGGCTGTGATGTAGACCCCAGCAGAAGATGCAGGTTGACCCTAGCCAGTGTGTGTGGGTCTTGGGATGCAGGTAGGGCTAAGGGTGGGCTGCCAGGCTACTGGCTTTGCCTAGAAGAGGCTGGTCCCCAGGAACCACCGGACGGGCGTTTTCCACCTGCCCTCCCAGGGTTTGGCCATCTCTGGGTCGCCTCACATGGCTAGACATCTATACAACACTGACTCCGTCCTTTCTGCCAATAGTGCAGTGGGAACAGGGGCAAATCCAGGATGTGTGCTGGGCTCCAGCAGAGCTGGCTGCAGGTTGAGAAGTGCATTGCCATGGGGAGGAGGCACCCGCGGCCGGCTGCCCAGATTCAGCTTCAGCCCCTCCATCCTAGCTCTCTGCACAGGGCCTGTGCCCATCTTGGTGGTCTGGCGGCCAGCCCAGACTTAGGCCAACCATCAGCACCTCTGTGTCAACCCCTGCTGGGAGCACCATGTGACCTTCCTCCTTTGGGTGGGATTcctggagggcaaagcagacCAGAGCTGTCACAGCCACCAAGAACTCATTGCTTCCAGGGCAGAAGAGAACAGTGGACAGGAtcaggggctgctgggaggagtTCCAAGCCCAGCCAGTGCGGAGGGCTTGGCAAATGCCCCCAAACTCCACCCTGAGGGCCATGTCCAGAAATGCCTGGGCCGGGTCCAATGGCAAGGAGTCTCCCAGGCCTGGCCAGGTTCCTCATTGTAGGGAGGGGCAGAACCCAAGGACAGACTCAGGGCAGCTACTGTGAACATGGCCCTGAATCCCAGAACTTCCAGGGAGGCTGAACTATCTGGGGGCCTTAGCTCCCAACAGTGGGATGACTATAGAGAGATGGGCCCCATGGCACAGAGGTCCTTAGCCTTTATGGCAGCCCTGCCTGAGCCTAACCTAGAACAGCTCCCAAGCGAGCAAGTGTGTGATCCTGGAGCCTTGGCTCTTGGTAGGGTAGGAACAAAGGTCCTTCCACTTCTGCTCTGGCCACAGGGTCCAGGCAGTGTCGGGTACAGGCTGTCTGGCCCAGGTGCAGGCCTAAGGCTGCCTCCTCCACAGCCCAGAGCTCTCTTGACTCCAGGGCCCCAGGCGTCAGCTGGGATTCTGAATGGTAGCTGCCCAGCCCTCAGCTTCTGCAGATGGCCAGGGTGGGCAGCTTGAGGGCCCTGGCGGGGCAGGCTGCTGTCCCCGACCCATGCTGGGAAGGGCAGGGGAAAACTCCACTGCCAGAGGTCAGGTGGGAGGAGC is a genomic window of Lagenorhynchus albirostris chromosome 14, mLagAlb1.1, whole genome shotgun sequence containing:
- the CLDN5 gene encoding claudin-5, which gives rise to MGSAALEILGLVLCLVGWVGLILACGLPMWQVTAFLDHNIVTAQTTWKGLWMSCVVQSTGHMQCKVYDSVLALSTEVQAARALTVGAVLLALVALFVTLAGAQCTTCVAPGPGKARVALTGGALYALCGLLALVPLCWFANIVVREFYDPTVPMSQKYELGAALYIGWAASALLMCGGGLVCCGAWVCAGRPDFGFPVKYSAPRRPTASGDYDKKNYV